The genome window TAACGCATTTTGACCTAATTTAGCCCAACGACGACAATGCcagacagcaacaactgcaacaacagcaacaacattgttaAGACCCACATCAATGACAATGGGATGCAGGAGTTCGAGCTAGAATTGAGCTAGGTCTGGTGGCACTTTGAACTGATTATGGGCAAATAGCTTTTGTGGCCTAAACAGTTTTGCCAGCTTggtagttgtagttgtgcCTGTTTGGCTATTTGCTTATTTGCAGTTGTTGGCAGTTGTGTTGCCTGCATTTAATGTGCAATGTAAGTGAAATTAACAGCATAACTGCATTTGCTATTGACACGTGAATCTCGTTCCCCCCTCCGctcaaattgtaaaatgtcTTAAAGTCGAACACATTTAAAGTGTGCAGTCAAAGGATTAACTAAGACACAATTCGAGCAAGCAATATGCAAATGACAGACACAGTCTGTCTTCTTCAGCTCCAGCGCCAGCTCCTGCttctgctcttgctgctgcttgcaagtttcaatcaaaatgcaaatattgatGCAGTTGACATATGACGTTGCTTCGGCCAGCCGACGAGCTCAAGTGGCAAACAGAAATCCGAATCAAAATCAGAGACCAGCCTCTCAGCCTCTGAGCTTGTGATTCAGCTTTAGTCAGCATACCATAAGCTACAACAGCATGCAGATTTATGATAACAACACCACCAAGTGAGAGGAGCGAAGAGAGAGAAGTGGTTGCGAGGATATATGCATAAGCCCAGTACTCGGCTTTGGAAATGCAATAACAAAggataaaataataagattTAGCTCTTGACTCTGCCATCAAGTTTGGCCCAAACGCGATGTGATGTAGCGCCagtgttttattaaaatgcaaacacaaacactgataacaacaacaacatgaaagGGACGCAGAGGGCGCATCAAGACGCCATCAGATTGAATAATGGAAGTAAcatcggcaacaacaacagtaacaacatcagcatcagcagcagcaacaacaacaacagcaacaacatgctCAGCAGGTGCCAGGAGCTGCGGGCTTGtagataaattaaaagcaagacaaagaaaagcaaaaaaagaactcatcgctacaactacaacagcaaccaccACAACTTGACAACaaacaaccaaccaacaaccagcaacaacaacaaccagaagTAGCAGAGCAAATAAGAAGCAAACaccaagagcagcagcagcagccgctgccaaggtaactttttgttattatttttcaatttcttctAAAGTTTGATGTCATTTTTCAAGTGCTTATGATGTGTGCgcctgagtgtgtgtgtatgcgtatgtgtgtgtggcggtgtgtttgtatgtgtgcgtcTTGTGCattgttaaacaatttttgattAAGTTTTGCatagaatttcaatttagtcTGGCCGCACAAAAGAAAACTTCTTCCTCAATTCACGTCAGGCCTTTGTCATTTTCCTGCCCGGAAAATTATTACAATacattgtgtttgtgtgcgtatgtgtgtgtttaagcATGACAAAGCAGAATTCAACTGGTTGcccgaaaaaaagaaacaaactgGTCAACTTCTCAAGTTATCTGTGCAATCGTAAAGCctgcaaaacattttcattcagTCACTCAGTTATCACAAAGgggcaaattcaattaaattttacttttgaaATGCGCactgaaagcattttaatcATTTGTAATGCATTGCAAAAGGgcatcaataaataaatatttctatttttagagAGCTAATTGATTAAAGAAAAATGTCTCTAAGCTTAGCTCAATTTAgatgcaaaaacaatttgaggTTTTTcgaaagaaaatatttcaaattaaaataaatatttgtgagtGAGCTGAAGTTTATTTAGCAACAGTTTAAAAGAGTATTCGATGAgagaataaaatttatttctttatttatttgaactttaatatttacaatttcgTTAACAGCAAAAGGAAGCATTATTCAATCGAATATGTTATTTTAGTAGCCATATTCTGAGACTGCATCTGTCAGCCATAATATAGCACTAATAACGCTTCGTGATTTATGTTGCAGCTCATCCTGACTGTGAGTTGTATTTTGATTGTATCGACAATTGCGTTCGCTGCAATCGAATCAGAATTCTCAGATACGAGGCGAGTGTGTGCTCGAGTGGCAATTCATCAAGCTGACTTGGCAGGCAGATGAATCAACCCAATAAAAAGCCAGTCAAAGCAATTTATAGTTATACAAATAGTGTATAAAATGTGTATACATAAGTAAAAGTATGTGTGTTCCGCACTTAAGAGCCGGAAAGTTGTTGcgagaaattttaattgaatggcAACGGATTGAAAAAGTTTGCGACGCCACTAAAATTGATTACACACATGCAACACTCAATGGAGGCAACACACATATTGAGATATTGAGAGCTTGTTCAAGCAGAAAGGGAAGGGAAAGGAGTTCGGGGGGAACGCCGCAACACTTGTGTCAAATGCATGTGTTAAGCCAATATCCTGGGCTGTGTGGCTGTGCTGCAAGTCCTGTCGCTTTGCCGGCTTGTTGCAATTTATTCTAATCGCTTgtcaggcaacagcagcagcagcaacacaaaaatcGAAAGGAGGCAAACAGTAGGCAACACTCGTTGGTGCAACGATGCGTGTAACGAGCTGCAACTGGCGTCAGAACGACGGTTAACCAAGCTGAGCCGAGTCAGGTCGAGATCAGGCAGGCCATAaggttgctgccgctgctgctgctgttggtgttgctgtggCGTTGCCAATTGAGTGGCGGCAATCAATCTGTGCCCCCGGAATGTGTGTCAAAAGCCGCCTATGCCATAAGCAGAAGCAGTCCGCCTGCTCTCCTCTCGTCTTCTCTTCCCTTGCTACCTGCCACCTCTCAGACTCatttgattgactgattgacggactgattgattgactgactgtcGAACTGACTGCTTGTTGTGTCGCCTTATGCCACTTAATTGACGTCAATCGCATtggatattttttttttgtgttgttggctAAAAATCACAGCTCGTTAGTCAAGTTTTGTTGCGTCGTCGATTGAATCCAATTCGTAGagcatgttgcatgccacattttgaaataattttcaaaaagcAGAGAGTGagtgctgtgtgctgtgtgtggtCTAGGAGTATGAAATTTGGCAATTATTAAATGACACACAACTGAAGAGGGTCTTCAACAAGCAGGCGCTGCCACGCCTACTTTTGTTGTGCCTAAGCCACAAATCAGTTTTACCACCAAATCAACGACAACTACATGACAgctgagcacacacacacacaatgttgCACTCACACCATCAGAAACTTATTTCTTACTTCGGTTCAAGTTGTTTCTCTGCTGCCTTTTAAATTGACACGGCTcgagtgtaagtgtgtgtgtgtctctgtgtatgtgtgagtgctgCTTAATGATTATTTGACGCCATATTTGATTGACGTTCcactgtctgtgtgtgtgtgcgttgctcGTTATGTGTCTCTGCTtcctaataaatatttcttattgtatatatttgattGTGCGTACAACTGTCTCTCCGTccatctctctgtctctgtgtgtgttcgtgtctGTCAGCGTTCaatgtgtgttggtgtgtatACGTGTTAATGGCCGCCACAACCACAGGGCACTTATCAATTTTTCGCCTTAGCCAAAATGACACTTAGGGCGTGTGTTTCTCCACAACTGACGCAGTTCCTGACTGCCTGATTtcctgcctgtctgtctgcctgcctACCATATTATCAAGTATTCCAATAACTCTTAAATGCCAGTTCGTATTTGAGTGTGACAGTTATTTTTCGATGACGCAATGCTGAACGCAACTAACGCCAGTTTATAATTGCTTAATTAGCATTCGAATCAATTAAACGCTTGTCAAGGGTCGGCGAAAGGTGAGGAAATTGGGCAAAGTTATTTTCATAATGAGACACAATTCGATTTAGAACTTCCAAGTGGTGATGGACTTTGAAATACTCTgtatatgtaaaaatatttagaagACATTTAACGTGAACGGTACTCACATAATTAGTCATGTTTAACAGTGATTtctttgaataaaaaaatggtTGATTGTTAAAGAAGACAAGCAGTTAAAGCATAAGACAATTATATTAGTTAATGTCCTTGTGAAGATTGTAAGTAAAACATGTACGTAATGTTGGTTATATAGATAACCGatgattatttaatattattatgtaatATAGTACAGGTTGACtaacttaattaatattaaaaaaaacgtatttttaatataaaatttagttAGAAGAATTTAtgaaagtattattattaaaaggaTCCAATTTCAACAACCGTTTTTTGTCAAATACAATGGTTTCTAAAAACTTGAACAATTACTACCTACTCTTGTCTGAAATTGACTCTAAATGTCAAGCTATTTTGGTTCAtgaaagaaatattattaatatttaggTGTTAAAATGCTACTGATTAATAGTATTAAATCAATGTTCTACTCTTTATATTGTTACTGATTAGTACCCTTAAAtagcattaaaatattgtcaaaCTCGATTAAAACCAAATAAGTTAAACtacaaaacacacagaaaTACTTTACTTATAATCATGACTTGCAACTATTCTAATTGCATGGTATTTTATGTCCCAAATACTTGacatgtttattattaatatgaacAACTATTTATGGTGATAGATgcttatttaaataagaaCATTTGGTgagaattatatttttagctttGGCATTTGCAGTTAATTGtagattattatttacattattctATTTCCATGCCATTCACAATTCAACAACGAAAATGAGCAATTGattcataaaattttgttgcataGTTTGTGTGTTAACTGTTCAACTAATTGTTAACTACAAATTGAGCATATTCCTTCCTTTAATCAGTTTGCCATCATCCTGTCTGTCGCTTGAGCATTTCACGACTATTCAAGTTGAGACTTTGCCAGCGCCTGCAGCGATTTCTCTGCTCGTTTTCAACGCTTGTTCACCCATACGTGAGTCTTgttgtatgcgtgtgtatgtgaatggacatgtatatgtgtgtgtgtttcagtATATGGATAAACTATGTAGAGTCCTTGAAAAATATGTAAGCCATACAAGCGTAATGCCAGCGGCTAAAAAAAGTTAACAGTTGACATAGTTTAGAGTTGCTCGGCCAGACGATGGGCGAAATAGCAAGGGAGAAGAAGGAGGGGGAAGGAGGGGGCGAGGTTCAACAGCCAGCATGCAAAGGCCGTTGAATGtggaatgaatgaatgaatgtctTAATAGCGTGTCAGgcagttgttgtcgtttttgttgttgttagtgttgttgtgGTAGTTGCTGGATGAAAATTGGTGCCaaactaaatgaatttaattgccGCTGGATATGAAAGTAATTATTTTGCTGTAGCTCGAGCATAGACACAGCAAGCGGGGGCGTGTAAATCTAGCAGCTAAGAGAAAGCGATGGAGATGGAGGCTGAAGATGTGGATGTAGATATGGATGCGGATGAGAGCCAAGCTCAGGCAGCTAAAACGCAGCGAGGCCAAAGGCGCTTGTCTCTCACTCTggacatatgtgtgtgtgtgtaagtgtatgtatgtgtgtgcgatgTTTGCTTAATTGTAGATGTGTGTGCGGACTGCAATCGATGCGATGCTGCACTTGCACTTAACAGCAGCTGCACTGACGTAGACAAGCAAATCGAGCACACACATACGACCCATCAGCCAGCCAGGGAGCCTCCTCTTCCTCCACCTCTCCTAGTCACGCCCCTTGCAGTCCATGCACAGTTTGAGAGCAACTGCAAATTGCCCCGCGGATATTTTGAGttgttctttaatttattctcTTTTTGTGCGTTGtccttgctgttgttgttgctcttgttgcaactgcaacccTACAAAAGGCAACCATGTGTATTGCCGCCTATGTcaatgtgtgtatatgtgtgtgtgacagtgTAATGTCAGTTGTTTACATGGCTGCccctattttcttttttttttcgttgttgttgttgtttgttgcctaGATCAAGTTTTTATGCTGGCATTCGATGCTGCTGTTAGTTCGCAGACCTTGTAACACTTTCGATCACACCCGATTTGCGAGCACCCATTGCAAATTAGCATTCAATCCGAATGCAATTTAAGTGCAGTCGCAATTAGAATGTTGCCTGTTGTTCGTGAcgattaaatttataaatttctttaaaataaatataatcaataCAAGTTGAAAATAGGATAAATGAAAGAATTTAGTCGAAGTGCAAttcaacttaaattttaatgtgcatgctaaatgcaaataacaattatataGCCTGCAAACATGATGGTTAACATGAattgatatatatttcattaaattagtATCAATTTAGACACTCTAGacttttgtttaataaagAACACTAAACCACACTcctttttttcaattatgttAAGAAATAGTAAAACTGATCTAAGAATTTAGTAGAAAATCAATTcgagttcttttttttcagcTGAAGTAATTAGAAATAATTCTGCCAGTCTGCAAACTAAACCAactatttttttaactttgtgccagCAGGAAATGTCTGTAACAGGCGAAGGCGGCATCTCCGAACCCATTGAGTACATATATTCATGATCACCGTTAACAGTCATATGAACATCTAGATTTccgagactataagagatagaaatataatttttccaGACAGCGCAAgttattttttcagtttgtttaaaatttttgcaacgCCTACTAGTACTTCagcgatataccaaatacaacctTCTATAgttatattatagtatttttccggtaaataaatttggtatatttttagaatatggttttattggaAATGGGTaacaggtatctcacagtcgagtataTTGAGAATTCAGAAAAATCCTTTTGGGCAATCTTCTTTTTTGGGATCACAATCATCTTTCGGTGGCTTGCTGTGAGGTGGGGGACCATAGGGTCCATATGGGCCAGGTGGTGGGTAGTAGATGGGATACCAACCCCAGAATGGTGGTGGATAAGGTGGACGGTTGGGATAACCGGGTGGATAGTGACCAGATTGGTGACCAGACTGGTGGCCAGATTGGTGACCCGATTGGTGGCCAGAGTGATgaggctttggctttggcttaggcttgggcttgggcttgCCGCTGCTACCGCTGTTTGCGCTGCTGCCACCGATGTCGCCACCCTGCACCACCAGTGTGCAGAATGTGGTCGTAGGCTTCTGACCGTGGTGCTCATGTTCCTCATTGCTCTCGTTTTCGTTACCGTTACCGTCACCGTTGTCTTGATTGTCATCATCGGAGGGAGCTTCATCGTGGTAGTGGCTCAGCGATTTGCCaccatcatcgtcatcatcagtGGAGACCACGCAAAGTGGATAGACTTTCTTGGTCTTCTTCTTGTCAAAGTCAAAGAAAGAGGGGAAATAATCGGAGGAGGACAGGCCTGTCTTGTGAGCCAGATGCTTGATGCCATTCAATGGACTGCTAAGCAGACGAGCCTCAGAGACTTGACCCTCATCGTTGGTCAGCTTGAGCAGCTCATCGTACTCCTCACGCGTCACCTGATGGAAACGCAGCAATTGTGCCCTAGGAGCTGTTGAGTGTGAGAAGGAAGCGGGTGTTTTTTTATAGGAATCATTTCAATACTTTGTACAACTCACCAGCATTGGCTGCAACTGCGCAAAGCACGATCACTGCCACAAGTTGTAGGATCTTCATAACAGCCTTAGCTCAGCGGTCGCTGTGATAGAATAACTTTCGTCAGGCCTGACAACATATTTATATCCGACTTTTGCTCTCGCTGATTTCGTATTGACTGTTTTGATGGCCCTAAAGTGCCCATTGGTCATTATCATTCAAATCAGTTGGAACTTAATAGTGTTATTAAACTGCCCCGCCCTTGAGCCAACTTAAACTATACCAAGTTAAGCAGCGACAATGTGGGTATAATTTAATCGCTGTTCCACATTCTGTAAGAATTCGCTCAATGATGATTTCCACTTGAATGAACCAAGCCCCTAATTGGTTATTCGCTTGCTTTCGTCTGGGccccaaaatgaaaaaaaacacacacagaaaacatgaaataaaataagaacatGGGAACATGAGAGATTATACTTAATAGTCGATGCCTTTATGCGATAACTGTTTATTTATGGTCCATTTCGCTCAACGAGCAACGGCGAAATGCTTTCCCATTCAATGGCTTGCGATCTAAATATTGTCTTGGATTTGTGCCATCgattcaattataaatatggCAACACGAGTAGCtccatttttggttttggcctACAATAGAAACAGCATTAAGGAAACTCCATCTAATAAAACTCTTTTTAagtattgcaaatttaaattgtattatatttgtcAGTTAATCACAGGTCAAGTGGACTCTtagatattatatttattctgGTCAAACAAGGGATTCAAGTTTTACTTTTCCCATAAACTTCTTCCTTTGTTTAAGTATTTTGGAACTCGTGACTTTACCTAATTGAGTTATTCCTATTGGAGAGAATTTATTGTGAAGAAACTGTGTCATAGCATCAATTGGATAAAGCTTGATTTTATAGCTTTTTATgtcagttttattttatgaatttcatGAGAGTCAGCTCATATTTAGAAGATTCTAAAAATAGTGTTTGGTTAACTTTGTGAAAGATAGATGTAAAGATTCATCTTTTGACATTTACTAGAATTTTTTCGATCACTTAATTCACGAAGTTTTCTATAAAAACgttttctataaaatattaaatcttttcaaagtttatttttggaatCAAACTGTTTTTATCTTTAAactattaatttctttttcaattaacataaatgcaatttttcaattcGACTGCAATTAAAGTACTTTCATATAAAACTTCAAACAGTTTTCCAAGTGTcgtttatttttctatataatcaaattattaaagaaataggTTTAAAAACTAATGgtaatattcattttcataGCTTCCATCCACATCGCCATCGACTTCATATGCCTCCTCGTCTTCGTCTTCCTCCTCCTCAAGTGCGGCGGTCTGCTCGTAAAACTGATACGGATTAAAAGGTGGTGGAGGGGGTCTGTAGTAAGGGGAAGAAGGATAGAATGGCGGCTGGCCAAAAGATGGTGGAAACTGGCCATAGCCGGGCTGATTGCCAAAGGAGCCATAGGGATTGAAGCCATCGTAGGGATTCTGATTGAAGCCTCCATAGGGATAGCCGCCGCCATAGGGACTGCCATAGGAGCTGCCATAAAGGGTTGGTGGGAGAGGAGGTGGGGGCAAACCATAGGGGTTGTATTCACGGGAGGCACCAGCCTCTGATTTCTTCTTTTGCACCttcgacttggacttggaTCTGGTCTTGGGCTTGGGCTTGTTCACTTTGGGCGCGGGGGTTGTAGTGGCCACCAGTTGCTCCTTATTGCTCTCGGCAACAATGGGAACTGGCTCGGCAACAGCTGGAGCAACTGACTCGTTGGTTTGTGGCTCAATAGGCAGCTCTTGCTCtggcacaacagcagcattgTTTTCGTGATACCAGTAAGGAGCAAAGCTGGGATTGTTAACAGCCGATTGCGACTCTATTGCCGGGTCCTTCTTCAGCACAACGATGCAATTGATGACAGAATCCTCATCGGAAAGTTCCTTAGTCTCCAGCGCTCTTGGTTCGGTTGCATCTACAACAGCGTCCGAGAGACTGCGCTTCATCACACATAAAGGCTGGCCATCGAAATCGATCTTTGACTGCTCCGAACGACTTGTGGTGGTCAGTCCAATGATGCGCAGCAATGAATTCCAGCCGTTGTCGAGACTGTTGCGTACGGCGGTGAATCCAGCGCTGGTTAAGCGCGCCTCGGAGATCAGATTCTTGCCATTGGTAAGCTTGAGCAGCTTCTCGTACTGTTCCTCATTGATGGGATAGACGCGAACGAGTTGCTCCGCCTTGGGTGACGATTGCTCCACTGTCTGCTTATCCGTTGAGGGTGCCGCTTGAAGGCAACTCAACGTGGTTAGCACGAAGAGCAGGCTCAGATATCGAAGCACGCTCGATTGCATTGTGAAAAAGCTGTGCAAAAGCTTAAGATACTAAGATTCATTTGGCCTGCGACggttttatttatacatttgtcCAACAAAGTGAGGAGAAAACAACGGTAAATATTAGCCAAATATTGCAATTAACCATAGAAGTTGAACATGCGAGCAGCGATTTCatccattttaataaattaagtagtCTGTAATCTGACACACATTCGAGATCGAGTCAATGAACGCATTAAAGCCCAGCTCCATCAACATCACTCTGACCACAGCTCAGTCAAGCCATAAACTGAACTAGAGAAGTTGTCATGAGACTTGAAACTTGGAACTGGTTGTCAGAGCCTATGACGACAAATGCTAATGAGCATAACGAATTTGTCAGTCGCAAATAGATTAAAAATCATCGTTTAGCTCGATTGACATCTGATTGTGGGAATAACACACTAACAGttctttaatttatgtgcataCGGTTCCATCGCCACCTCAAGATACTCTCACAACGAGGCGGGCACATTGATGTGTTCATGTGGCATACAGCTTGTTTCTCTGAACCGGATCTGAATTGTGTGAAAagtaacaaatatttactttcATTATGTGTGTTTAATTTTACTGATTGAAGGGAGCgcttaaattgtaaaatttattctgagaaatatttttaatcaatttaatctGGGTAAAAGTTTTATCTCTTTTACCATTAGTGAGATTCAGATTTGTTCttcttaaaaaattaaagatgTTATGTATTTATCTAGATATATGTCAGTAATATTCTTTGTATAGTTTTACAACTAAtggtatttatatattctgttttttttttttttctactcgCTTTGGTTTTGGGTTAAATAGCTGAATGATTGGCTCGATACTCCATCACATGGAAGTCTGTTAAACTGCGATGAAACGAAGAGACacaaatatcat of Drosophila nasuta strain 15112-1781.00 chromosome 3, ASM2355853v1, whole genome shotgun sequence contains these proteins:
- the LOC132794098 gene encoding salivary acidic proline-rich phosphoprotein 1/2 is translated as MKILQLVAVIVLCAVAANAAPRAQLLRFHQVTREEYDELLKLTNDEGQVSEARLLSSPLNGIKHLAHKTGLSSSDYFPSFFDFDKKKTKKVYPLCVVSTDDDDDGGKSLSHYHDEAPSDDDNQDNGDGNGNENESNEEHEHHGQKPTTTFCTLVVQGGDIGGSSANSGSSGKPKPKPKPKPKPHHSGHQSGHQSGHQSGHQSGHYPPGYPNRPPYPPPFWGWYPIYYPPPGPYGPYGPPPHSKPPKDDCDPKKEDCPKGFF
- the LOC132794099 gene encoding uncharacterized protein LOC132794099; translation: MQSSVLRYLSLLFVLTTLSCLQAAPSTDKQTVEQSSPKAEQLVRVYPINEEQYEKLLKLTNGKNLISEARLTSAGFTAVRNSLDNGWNSLLRIIGLTTTSRSEQSKIDFDGQPLCVMKRSLSDAVVDATEPRALETKELSDEDSVINCIVVLKKDPAIESQSAVNNPSFAPYWYHENNAAVVPEQELPIEPQTNESVAPAVAEPVPIVAESNKEQLVATTTPAPKVNKPKPKTRSKSKSKVQKKKSEAGASREYNPYGLPPPPLPPTLYGSSYGSPYGGGYPYGGFNQNPYDGFNPYGSFGNQPGYGQFPPSFGQPPFYPSSPYYRPPPPPFNPYQFYEQTAALEEEEDEDEEAYEVDGDVDGSYENEYYH